From the Lolium rigidum isolate FL_2022 chromosome 2, APGP_CSIRO_Lrig_0.1, whole genome shotgun sequence genome, one window contains:
- the LOC124691467 gene encoding dehydrogenase/reductase SDR family member FEY-like: protein MAGDLRQRRAAGDASGEEERARAGTSSGGGGGVEEAAERGGGGRKEALGWLEWSRGWLAAVGEFFFQRIAASHLANPLELPPLDGVSIIVTGATSGIGLEIARQLAQAGAHVVMAVRRPKTAHELIQKWQNEKSECSMPLNVEVMELDLISLDSVVKFADAWNARMAPLHVLINNAGIFAIGEPQRFSKDGYEQHMHVNHLAPALLAMLLLPSLIRGSPSRIINVNSVMHTLGFVDAEDMNLTSGKHKYRSWLGYSNSKLAQVKFSSIFHKRIPAEAGVHIVCTSPGIVHTNVARDLPKILVAGYGLIPYFIFDAQEGSRSTLFAASDPQVPEYCETLKSEDWPVCACINYDCNPMNASEEAHNLDTSHLVWEKTLEMIGLPSDALEKLIAGESVQCHYGAEKSE from the exons ATGGCCGGCGACCTGCGCCAGCGTCGCGCCGCGGGGGACGCCAGCGGGGAGGAGGAGCGTGCCAGGGCGGGCACctcgtccggcggcggcggcggggtcgaggaggcggcggagcgTGGGGGCGGGGGCAGGAAGGAGGCGCTGGGGTGGCTGGAGTGGAGCCGCGGGTGGCTCGCCGCCGTGGGAGAGTTCTTCTTCCAGCGGATCGCCGCCAGCCACCTCGCCAACCCGCTCGAGCTGCCCCCGCTCGACGGCGTCTCCATCATCGTCACCGGCGCCACCAGCGGCATCGGCCTCGAGATCGCAAG GCAACTCGCACAAGCAGGGGCCCATGTTGTGATGGCAGTTAGGAGACCCAAGACGGCACATGAGCTGATCCAGAAATGGCAGAATGAAAAATCagaatgttccatgccacttaatGTTGAG GTAATGGAGCTGGATTTGATCTCCCTAGACTCAGTTGTAAAATTTGCTGATGCTTGGAATGCCCGTATGGCACCCCTACATGTATTGATCAACAATGCTGGCATTTTCGCTATAGGAG AGCCTCAGCGTTTTTCAAAGGATGGATATGAACAACATATGCACGTGAACCATCTTGCACCAGCTTTACTAGCAATGTTGCTTCTACCTTCCCTTATCAGGGGCTCCCCAAGCAGAATTATAAATGTCAATTCAGTC ATGCACACACTAGGTTTTGTAGATGCTGAAGATATGAACCTTACATCTGGAAAGCACAAGTACAGAAGTTGGTTGGGATACTCAAATAGCAAGTTAGCACAG GTAAAATTTAGCAGCATATTTCATAAGAGAATTCCTGCAGAGGCTGGTGTCCATATTGTTTGCACCTCTCCTGGGATTGTCCACACAAATGTT GCGCGGGACCTCCCTAAGATTCTTGTAGCTGGATATGGTCTCATTCCCTACTTCATATTTGATGCTCAAGAAG GATCAAGAAGTACATTGTTTGCAGCATCTGACCCCCAAGTTCCGGAATACTGCGAGACATTGAAGTCCGAAGACTGGCCTGTCTGTGCATGCATTAACTATGACTGCAATCCAATGAATGCCTCGGAAGAAGCACACAACCTCGATACATCACACCTTGTCTGGG